The proteins below are encoded in one region of Streptomyces marianii:
- a CDS encoding 4'-phosphopantetheinyl transferase family protein: MIGKLLPPPIAVCEVFADPPVLEMYPEERAVVANAVHERRREFGTVRACARKALGELGYAPGPILPGAARAPQWPPGAVGAMTHCRGYRAAAVAHAADVVTIGLDAEPHLPLPDKGVRELVTLPEERTALDRLSALRPEVCWDRLLFSAKESVYKAWYPLARRWLDFEEAALTIDPDDATFHARLLVDGPVVDGRPLTGFDGRWLVESGLVVTAIAVVR; the protein is encoded by the coding sequence GTGATCGGCAAGCTGCTGCCCCCGCCGATCGCGGTCTGCGAAGTCTTCGCCGACCCCCCGGTGTTGGAGATGTACCCCGAGGAGCGCGCCGTCGTGGCGAACGCCGTGCACGAACGCCGGCGGGAGTTCGGCACGGTCCGGGCGTGCGCCCGCAAGGCGCTCGGAGAACTCGGCTACGCACCCGGGCCGATCCTGCCGGGAGCCGCGAGGGCCCCGCAGTGGCCGCCCGGCGCGGTCGGCGCCATGACCCACTGCCGGGGTTACCGTGCGGCGGCCGTGGCACACGCTGCCGACGTCGTGACGATCGGCCTGGACGCGGAGCCCCATCTGCCCTTGCCCGACAAGGGAGTCCGCGAGCTGGTCACTCTCCCCGAGGAGCGCACGGCGCTGGACCGGCTGAGCGCCCTGCGCCCGGAAGTCTGCTGGGACCGGCTGCTCTTCAGCGCCAAGGAGAGCGTCTACAAGGCCTGGTACCCGCTGGCCCGGCGATGGCTGGACTTCGAGGAGGCCGCCCTCACGATCGACCCCGACGACGCCACCTTCCACGCCCGGCTGCTCGTGGACGGCCCGGTTGTGGACGGCCGCCCGCTGACGGGATTCGACGGGCGCTGGCTCGTCGAGTCAGGGCTGGTGGTCACGGCGATCGCGGTGGTGCGCTGA
- a CDS encoding NYN domain-containing protein, protein MESGCLVLVDGWNHYVAALRCFGYGPAAKFPLDRLALHVAAETGADTVSGAAVVMALPDRNRPEEAPEFHAWRKRLRKLRNYGVRHEQARFSYHQLVCTQCTTSLDRSVTCGNCGTLNATAGRRKEKGADIRLASLALRGAWQQEYSTLIILSQDSDFGPMVQEVKKVYQSQGRRYALYSAFPTCTRPDHEHRPIPGTRELRLDSGVYSALIDRPSVHVTDGSTAEP, encoded by the coding sequence GTGGAATCGGGTTGCCTGGTTCTGGTCGATGGATGGAACCACTACGTCGCCGCCCTGCGGTGCTTCGGATACGGTCCCGCCGCCAAGTTCCCGCTCGACCGGCTGGCCCTGCACGTGGCAGCCGAAACGGGCGCGGACACTGTCAGCGGAGCTGCCGTGGTTATGGCCCTCCCCGACCGCAACCGCCCGGAAGAGGCGCCGGAGTTCCACGCCTGGCGCAAGCGTCTGCGTAAGCTCCGCAACTACGGCGTGCGCCATGAGCAAGCCCGTTTCAGCTACCACCAACTGGTGTGCACACAGTGCACTACGTCGCTGGACCGCAGCGTGACGTGCGGGAACTGCGGCACGTTGAATGCCACGGCGGGGCGCCGTAAGGAGAAGGGCGCCGACATCAGGCTCGCGTCCCTTGCGCTCCGCGGTGCCTGGCAGCAGGAGTACTCCACGCTGATCATCCTGTCCCAGGACTCCGACTTTGGCCCGATGGTCCAAGAGGTCAAGAAGGTCTACCAGTCGCAGGGCCGACGCTACGCGCTGTACTCGGCATTCCCGACCTGTACACGCCCGGACCATGAGCACCGGCCCATTCCCGGTACCAGGGAGCTACGGCTGGATTCCGGCGTCTACAGCGCTCTGATCGACCGGCCCAGCGTCCACGTCACCGACGGGAGCACGGCGGAGCCCTGA
- a CDS encoding metallophosphoesterase family protein has translation MSYEVRGGPAVPAGARAGNSGRGSGPRLVAVSDLHVRYAENRSVVERLRPESDEDWLLVAGDVGEYVADVRWALDLLAGRFAKVVWTPGNHELWTPPDDPVQLRGEERYEHLVRLCRELGVVTPEDPFPLWEGPGGPVAIAPLFVLYDYSFRPAGARSKESALEIAEQAGVVCTDEFLLHPDPHPSRDAWCRARLRTTEARLAEVPAELPTVLVNHYPLVREPTRVLWHPEFALWCGTEATADWPRRFRASAVVYGHLHIPRLVWWEGVPHQEVSLGYPREWRSRPGTPGRPVEVFPLVPDGACA, from the coding sequence ATGAGCTATGAGGTCCGTGGCGGTCCGGCGGTGCCCGCTGGGGCCCGTGCGGGCAACAGCGGCCGGGGCAGCGGCCCCAGGCTCGTGGCCGTCAGCGATCTGCACGTCCGCTACGCCGAGAACCGCTCCGTCGTCGAGCGGTTGCGCCCGGAGTCGGACGAGGACTGGCTGCTGGTCGCCGGTGACGTCGGCGAGTACGTGGCCGACGTGCGCTGGGCGCTGGACCTGCTGGCCGGGCGGTTCGCCAAGGTGGTCTGGACGCCGGGCAACCATGAGCTGTGGACGCCTCCCGACGACCCGGTGCAGTTGCGCGGCGAGGAGCGCTACGAGCACCTGGTGCGGCTCTGCCGGGAGCTGGGTGTGGTCACTCCCGAGGACCCGTTCCCGCTGTGGGAGGGGCCCGGCGGACCGGTGGCGATCGCCCCGCTCTTCGTGCTGTACGACTACTCGTTCCGGCCCGCCGGAGCACGCTCCAAGGAGTCGGCCCTCGAGATCGCCGAGCAGGCCGGAGTGGTGTGCACGGACGAGTTCCTGCTGCACCCGGACCCCCATCCGTCGAGGGACGCCTGGTGCCGCGCCCGGCTTCGGACCACGGAGGCGAGGCTGGCCGAGGTACCGGCGGAGCTGCCCACCGTCCTCGTCAACCACTATCCGCTGGTGCGCGAGCCCACCAGGGTGCTGTGGCACCCCGAGTTCGCCCTCTGGTGCGGGACCGAGGCGACGGCCGACTGGCCACGCCGGTTCCGTGCGTCCGCCGTCGTGTACGGCCATCTGCACATCCCGCGGCTGGTGTGGTGGGAGGGCGTACCCCACCAGGAGGTGTCCCTCGGGTATCCGCGCGAGTGGCGCAGTCGCCCGGGGACGCCCGGCCGCCCCGTGGAGGTCTTCCCGTTGGTTCCGGACGGAGCGTGCGCGTGA
- a CDS encoding adenylate/guanylate cyclase domain-containing protein, with protein sequence MATQLREAFAEPQSREARTVLFIDQVGSTVMKEQQPEASWLPALGWLYDAVTALAVQADPEAEIKYLGDGIMITFDSDRATDAVNVAVSVQEAVHDANQGRTGARGVIDFNCSIGVSTGSVVAFTTPTGGHDYVGTVVDKAKRLCDAASPKAIFVDRATASAANVMKIASRLGIALGRAPEQYQGDVQRAPLKGFDQPVEYYEILWDQQLYGLKSEAVTRNTDRMRQAPSSPPGTTRLPVERSAGKRQPAQDKRQGALEERHSGEVTCWKPGANFGFVRDSRSGEDFYFRAGHLVYPEDVGESLRVGSRIVFVATGRVDSERNRHAVGILLVDDYAEGTLKLPEGKAHGWLRVQDQLGNSHHVFTPRSAVQRFAPGALLSFKVAANEKGGLAEEIEEPGKEDAA encoded by the coding sequence ATGGCCACTCAGCTTCGTGAAGCGTTCGCCGAACCCCAATCCCGGGAAGCGCGCACCGTTCTGTTCATCGATCAGGTCGGCTCGACTGTCATGAAGGAGCAGCAGCCCGAGGCCAGTTGGCTGCCGGCACTCGGCTGGCTGTACGACGCGGTCACCGCCCTCGCCGTGCAGGCGGACCCCGAGGCGGAGATCAAGTACCTCGGCGACGGCATCATGATCACGTTCGACAGCGACCGGGCGACCGACGCCGTCAACGTCGCCGTGTCCGTTCAGGAGGCAGTCCACGACGCGAACCAGGGCCGTACGGGGGCCAGGGGCGTTATCGACTTCAACTGCAGCATAGGTGTCAGCACGGGCTCGGTCGTCGCTTTCACCACGCCGACGGGCGGTCACGACTACGTCGGCACGGTGGTCGACAAGGCGAAGCGCCTGTGCGACGCCGCCTCCCCGAAGGCCATCTTCGTCGACCGGGCAACGGCGTCTGCGGCCAACGTCATGAAGATTGCCAGCCGGCTCGGCATCGCCCTCGGCCGCGCCCCTGAGCAGTACCAGGGAGACGTGCAACGGGCCCCGCTGAAGGGCTTCGACCAACCGGTGGAGTACTACGAGATCCTGTGGGACCAACAGCTGTACGGGCTCAAGTCCGAGGCGGTGACCCGCAACACCGACCGCATGCGACAGGCTCCGTCCTCGCCGCCCGGCACGACCCGCCTCCCCGTCGAGCGCTCCGCAGGCAAGCGGCAGCCGGCCCAGGACAAGCGCCAGGGAGCCCTGGAGGAGCGGCACTCCGGGGAGGTGACCTGCTGGAAGCCCGGTGCCAACTTCGGGTTCGTCCGCGACTCCCGGTCCGGCGAGGACTTCTACTTCCGTGCCGGCCACTTGGTGTATCCGGAGGATGTCGGGGAGTCCCTGCGGGTCGGCAGCCGGATCGTGTTCGTGGCGACGGGACGGGTTGACAGCGAGCGCAATCGCCATGCCGTAGGCATCCTCCTCGTGGACGACTACGCGGAGGGCACCCTGAAGCTGCCCGAGGGCAAGGCCCACGGCTGGCTGCGCGTCCAGGACCAGCTCGGCAACAGCCACCACGTCTTCACGCCCCGCTCAGCGGTCCAGCGGTTCGCGCCGGGGGCGCTGCTGAGCTTCAAGGTCGCGGCGAACGAGAAGGGTGGGCTGGCCGAGGAGATCGAGGAACCGGGGAAGGAGGACGCGGCCTGA
- a CDS encoding DUF309 domain-containing protein — protein sequence MTRTSRDRDDEGRARNARPRDGLGRPLPYGQEGVGRQPEGVVRSPDETLAEAQRLLDAGMPFHAHEVLEDAWKSGPEEERGLWRGLAQLAVGLTHAARGNPTGGAALLARGAGSIAPYAPGRPYAVDVVGLARWAEALRDELRRDGSPVPAAERAPRLRAD from the coding sequence GTGACCAGGACGTCGAGGGATCGCGATGACGAGGGTCGGGCGCGCAACGCCCGTCCGAGGGACGGGCTGGGGCGGCCGCTCCCCTACGGGCAGGAAGGGGTGGGCCGGCAGCCGGAAGGGGTGGTCCGCTCGCCCGATGAGACTCTGGCCGAGGCGCAGCGTCTGCTGGACGCGGGCATGCCGTTCCATGCCCATGAGGTGCTGGAGGACGCCTGGAAGTCCGGACCGGAGGAGGAGCGCGGGCTGTGGCGGGGCCTGGCGCAGCTGGCGGTGGGGCTGACGCATGCGGCGCGCGGCAATCCCACGGGCGGCGCCGCGCTGCTGGCTCGGGGCGCCGGCTCCATCGCCCCGTACGCGCCGGGGCGGCCGTACGCGGTCGACGTCGTGGGGCTGGCCCGGTGGGCGGAGGCGCTGCGGGACGAACTGCGGCGGGACGGGAGCCCGGTCCCCGCCGCGGAACGGGCACCACGGCTGCGCGCGGACTGA
- a CDS encoding Pycsar system effector family protein, producing MNTTTRRHVRTATVTPAEINALIDTTRQENARADTKSAALLTVVGIGFTAFSVAGASAVTVPLHGGARWLCVSALAGVCVVAELLLLVLRPVLGKGDVGQRYFATWRHYASAPERLARELSVDEEACRTLIQLSSIVWRKYRLIRCAVDLMIVVLPLMAAALSVALLTRR from the coding sequence GTGAACACCACCACCCGACGCCACGTGCGGACCGCGACCGTGACTCCGGCCGAGATCAACGCGCTGATCGACACGACCCGGCAGGAGAACGCGCGGGCCGACACCAAGTCCGCCGCTCTCCTCACCGTCGTGGGCATCGGATTCACCGCGTTCTCGGTCGCCGGTGCGTCGGCCGTGACGGTGCCCCTGCACGGTGGTGCCCGCTGGCTCTGTGTCTCGGCGTTGGCCGGGGTGTGCGTGGTGGCGGAGCTGCTGCTGTTGGTACTGCGCCCGGTGCTGGGGAAGGGCGACGTGGGCCAGCGGTACTTCGCGACCTGGCGTCACTACGCCTCGGCCCCCGAACGGCTGGCGAGGGAACTCTCCGTCGACGAGGAGGCGTGCCGCACCCTGATCCAGCTGAGCAGCATCGTCTGGCGGAAATACCGGCTCATCAGATGCGCGGTCGACCTGATGATCGTGGTACTGCCCCTCATGGCCGCCGCCCTGTCCGTGGCCCTCCTGACCCGCAGGTGA
- a CDS encoding tetratricopeptide repeat protein, giving the protein MHAGECFEGTLAEIDEDCLVIRTADAEIILEAEAIQLVERRSLGPTSTGEDVTDAPTGAVRRPEPQAPPMPDPPVEVVLPPAALLALAELEQRVRSLPLRIAEPDFAVYTDDLNDETRIQLDRDMLSIRNSYSYALRVRDTAKILQCAGRLRRVSDRYDAADCLQIAGRMVWLLGERGKALELFADAADALNDSSSCFDLAVAQRHAGELAYATTLRNCLDQDVPANDPALTALVACVLVDGVGAAELAGLVQDAAGWEPGPARLSVLHGGLLCAPREGLTGFPVDDWNSPGAPADAFAVVAAKLHPEPAPAAPVRTARRTPMPPPPRPVPRTAPTGPPRPIPPPAVRTPQVPPPAAPAPALKPGLPLAAPAPDPQVRTTGLDDTRVRTLSDKVRACADRGDLASARQALSTLKSLAPRHSLTWGAEKYLSQAVGTPAGASASTSLRTATATTRQNHEAYNGAQQDKGHFARAEAAQRRQDYTAAKRHFQQAIEQGDHRARAVRRLVNLLSTRLRSRDEALALLQEHKHLFVTDAELWNWSQQRSTILEHSGRWEEALAELRGMLGRGPTGDERVRLVGRIAMALLKTFQPQEAKKLLEAELQRDPQQQPLRAALNQLIQAMETNVYSKVDAVVQLQYAATSHLSPLLTFHLDRCEYRGVRAEKVAKRTFTEDDIKRLDDLVSGRAKGRLGSNFPRERADYNLSAARIMRDLGITDDRFRSRLRYFAAAMGDACAIEAKGNPDVIRTYYLESVSVKSDWDDLVDVKLRQLVMSFTHSGVQLLDMRRLPSLEKALALVMAEKHLTQVVLVTLLSLPTVGETVTRLIRRVWADRTTREIFQKALTDHLDEDVTVTDESSFTQAWLAAAREGVHRRNVYHQISVLAETAPALTALDRHTTELERIAEAVIGLASATDRARIEHCRSVVTELRQYVRQSVYVERERLFGGTSRTIRAHVQEYESAPTALSLQILHPYLCVLDTELRKHFEVYQKSVEPENLKVELVIDRYLPSGGRVDVQLEVSNEPGASPVSNVVLTVLPSADYTAAEATISVAESIGAGESKTCQISLVAGKPTIEQELITLVSRIGFTLRSQRRVEAEVEPKSIRLHTDTEWTEIPNPYSAGLPVENPDMFMGRDPLIANLAETVTGPHRGSVIVYGQKRAGKSSVLFHLREKLTLPSLAVSFSIQDLAGGISFADFLYRIGDDFHWSISNLVADEGWETDPLPEPSLEQIRLAPQQKFIEYMRRLLAWLRATPPLADSHLVLLIDEFSMVHKEIRSGNLPESFMKGWKAMLEKGFFRCVLVGNDLMPRFIQEFPNEFQVATEARVSYLERAYAKDLIEKPIRLPDGASRYRGNAVDRILELTGQSPYYIQLFCHELVLYMNSEDVRGPAIGPADVEAVADRLIVALGENEFDNLLTPGDSEVTDISGELVMEVLQVTRREVGRAMYHVGDGHAHPEAERVIQDLERREVLQRLSGNRYRIRVGLFSQWLQHRWA; this is encoded by the coding sequence ATGCATGCGGGGGAATGCTTTGAAGGAACGCTCGCGGAGATCGACGAGGACTGCCTCGTCATCCGTACCGCGGACGCGGAGATCATCCTGGAGGCGGAAGCCATCCAGCTGGTCGAACGCCGCTCACTCGGACCCACCTCCACTGGCGAGGACGTAACCGACGCCCCTACGGGAGCAGTTCGGCGGCCTGAGCCCCAAGCGCCGCCAATGCCCGATCCCCCCGTCGAGGTCGTGCTCCCGCCCGCCGCCCTGCTCGCCCTGGCGGAGCTGGAACAGCGGGTCCGCAGCCTCCCGCTGCGGATTGCGGAACCGGATTTCGCCGTATACACCGATGACCTGAACGACGAGACCCGCATCCAGCTGGACCGCGACATGCTGAGCATCCGGAACAGCTACAGCTACGCCCTGAGAGTCAGGGACACGGCCAAGATCCTCCAGTGCGCTGGCCGTCTCCGAAGGGTCTCGGACCGCTACGACGCCGCCGACTGCCTGCAGATCGCGGGACGGATGGTCTGGCTGCTCGGCGAACGCGGCAAGGCCCTCGAACTGTTCGCCGACGCTGCAGACGCCCTGAACGACAGTTCCTCCTGCTTCGATCTGGCGGTGGCCCAGCGACACGCTGGTGAACTCGCCTACGCCACCACCTTGCGGAACTGTCTCGACCAGGACGTCCCCGCGAACGACCCCGCTCTGACGGCACTCGTCGCCTGTGTACTCGTCGACGGCGTCGGCGCCGCCGAACTCGCCGGTCTCGTCCAGGACGCCGCCGGATGGGAGCCCGGCCCGGCCCGGCTGAGCGTCCTGCACGGCGGCCTGCTGTGCGCTCCCCGGGAAGGGTTGACCGGTTTCCCGGTCGACGACTGGAACTCGCCCGGTGCCCCCGCCGACGCGTTCGCCGTGGTCGCCGCGAAGCTGCACCCGGAGCCCGCTCCCGCCGCCCCCGTACGGACCGCGAGGCGGACGCCGATGCCCCCGCCACCACGTCCGGTGCCGCGTACCGCACCGACCGGTCCGCCGCGTCCCATTCCTCCGCCGGCCGTACGCACACCGCAGGTTCCGCCACCGGCCGCACCCGCGCCTGCCCTGAAACCCGGGCTGCCGCTCGCCGCGCCTGCGCCGGACCCGCAGGTCCGGACGACAGGGCTCGACGACACGCGGGTGCGAACCCTGTCGGACAAGGTCCGTGCCTGCGCCGACCGCGGGGACCTGGCCTCGGCCCGGCAGGCGCTTTCCACGCTGAAGTCCCTCGCGCCCCGCCACTCCCTGACCTGGGGTGCGGAGAAGTACCTCTCCCAAGCCGTCGGCACCCCTGCCGGCGCTTCCGCCAGTACCTCGCTCCGGACCGCTACGGCCACCACTCGGCAGAACCACGAGGCGTACAACGGCGCCCAGCAGGACAAGGGCCACTTCGCCCGTGCCGAGGCCGCGCAGCGCCGCCAGGACTACACGGCTGCGAAGCGCCATTTCCAGCAGGCCATCGAGCAGGGAGACCACCGTGCCCGCGCGGTGCGCAGGCTCGTGAACCTGCTGTCGACCCGCCTGCGGAGCCGCGACGAGGCGCTGGCCCTCCTCCAGGAGCACAAACATCTGTTCGTAACCGACGCCGAGCTGTGGAACTGGTCCCAGCAGCGCAGCACCATCCTGGAACACTCCGGAAGGTGGGAGGAGGCACTGGCCGAGTTGCGCGGCATGCTCGGCCGGGGTCCCACCGGCGACGAGCGGGTTCGGTTGGTGGGCCGGATCGCCATGGCGCTGCTCAAGACGTTCCAGCCGCAGGAGGCGAAGAAGCTGCTGGAGGCCGAGCTCCAGCGCGACCCGCAGCAGCAACCCCTGCGCGCGGCCTTGAACCAGCTCATCCAGGCGATGGAGACGAACGTCTACTCCAAGGTCGACGCCGTGGTGCAGCTCCAGTACGCGGCCACGTCCCATCTCAGTCCACTGCTGACCTTCCATCTCGACCGCTGCGAGTACCGGGGCGTGCGAGCGGAGAAGGTGGCCAAGCGGACGTTCACGGAAGACGACATCAAACGCCTGGACGACCTGGTCTCAGGACGGGCCAAAGGACGGCTCGGCAGCAACTTCCCCCGTGAGCGCGCCGACTACAACCTCTCGGCCGCCCGGATCATGCGTGACCTCGGGATCACGGACGACCGGTTCCGCAGCCGGCTGCGGTACTTCGCGGCCGCGATGGGAGACGCCTGCGCCATCGAGGCGAAGGGCAACCCGGACGTCATCCGGACCTACTATCTGGAGTCGGTGAGCGTCAAGAGCGACTGGGACGACCTGGTCGACGTCAAGCTCCGGCAGCTGGTGATGTCCTTCACACACAGCGGCGTACAGCTGCTCGACATGCGTCGGCTGCCGTCCCTGGAGAAGGCGCTGGCCCTGGTGATGGCCGAGAAGCACCTGACCCAGGTGGTCTTGGTGACGCTGCTCTCGCTCCCGACGGTCGGTGAGACGGTCACCCGTCTGATCAGGCGGGTCTGGGCGGACCGGACCACACGCGAGATCTTCCAGAAGGCGCTGACGGACCACCTCGACGAGGACGTCACGGTGACCGACGAGTCGAGCTTCACGCAGGCCTGGCTCGCGGCGGCGAGGGAGGGCGTCCACCGCCGGAACGTCTACCACCAGATAAGCGTGCTGGCGGAGACGGCACCGGCCCTGACGGCCCTGGACCGGCACACCACAGAGCTGGAGCGGATCGCCGAGGCAGTGATCGGTCTGGCTTCGGCGACGGACCGCGCCAGGATCGAGCACTGCCGTTCGGTCGTCACGGAACTGCGCCAGTACGTCCGGCAGAGCGTGTACGTCGAACGGGAGCGGCTCTTCGGCGGCACGAGCAGGACCATCCGCGCCCATGTCCAGGAGTACGAAAGCGCCCCGACAGCGCTGTCGCTCCAGATCCTGCACCCCTACCTGTGCGTGCTCGACACCGAGCTCAGGAAGCACTTCGAGGTGTACCAGAAGAGCGTGGAGCCGGAGAACCTGAAGGTGGAACTGGTCATCGACCGGTATCTGCCCAGCGGGGGCCGGGTGGACGTCCAACTGGAGGTGTCCAACGAGCCGGGAGCAAGCCCGGTCAGCAACGTCGTGCTGACCGTCCTGCCCAGTGCCGACTACACGGCCGCCGAGGCCACAATCTCGGTGGCCGAGTCCATCGGGGCGGGTGAGTCGAAGACCTGCCAGATCTCCCTGGTCGCAGGCAAGCCCACCATCGAACAGGAACTGATCACCCTGGTCAGCCGGATCGGGTTCACGCTGCGCTCGCAGCGACGGGTCGAGGCCGAGGTGGAGCCGAAGTCGATCCGGCTGCACACCGACACCGAGTGGACCGAGATCCCCAACCCGTACAGCGCGGGTCTTCCGGTGGAGAACCCGGACATGTTCATGGGCCGCGACCCGCTCATCGCCAATCTGGCGGAGACGGTGACGGGGCCCCACCGGGGAAGCGTGATCGTCTACGGACAGAAGCGCGCGGGGAAGTCGTCGGTCCTCTTCCACCTCCGGGAGAAACTGACGCTGCCGAGTCTCGCGGTGAGCTTCAGCATCCAGGATCTGGCGGGCGGCATCTCCTTCGCCGACTTCCTCTACCGCATCGGTGACGACTTCCACTGGTCGATCAGCAACCTGGTCGCGGACGAGGGCTGGGAGACCGATCCGCTCCCCGAGCCCAGCCTGGAGCAGATCAGGCTCGCCCCCCAGCAGAAGTTCATCGAATACATGCGTCGTCTGCTCGCATGGCTGAGAGCCACGCCGCCCCTCGCGGACAGCCATCTGGTGCTGCTGATCGACGAGTTCAGCATGGTGCACAAGGAGATCCGCAGCGGGAATCTGCCCGAGAGCTTCATGAAGGGCTGGAAGGCCATGCTCGAAAAGGGGTTCTTCCGCTGCGTCCTGGTGGGAAACGATCTGATGCCGAGATTCATCCAGGAGTTCCCGAACGAGTTCCAGGTGGCCACGGAAGCCCGGGTCTCCTACCTGGAACGCGCCTATGCGAAGGACCTCATCGAGAAGCCGATCCGGCTGCCCGACGGAGCCAGCCGGTACCGGGGCAACGCCGTGGACCGCATCCTCGAACTCACCGGCCAGAGTCCGTATTACATTCAGTTGTTCTGTCACGAGCTCGTGCTCTACATGAACAGCGAGGACGTGCGCGGGCCGGCCATCGGGCCGGCTGACGTCGAGGCCGTCGCGGACCGGCTCATCGTGGCCCTGGGCGAGAACGAGTTCGACAACCTGCTCACCCCCGGCGACAGCGAGGTCACCGACATCAGCGGCGAACTCGTCATGGAGGTCCTCCAGGTGACCAGGCGGGAGGTCGGACGGGCCATGTACCACGTGGGGGACGGGCACGCTCACCCGGAGGCCGAGCGGGTCATCCAGGACCTGGAACGCAGAGAAGTACTCCAGCGCCTCTCCGGAAACCGTTACCGCATCAGGGTCGGACTCTTCAGCCAGTGGTTGCAGCATCGATGGGCGTGA
- a CDS encoding AAA family ATPase, protein MVAASMGVNAAEPDGPLDLITNPYAGYGSPVAGPEFVGRTTAISSIRNRTFTSLETASVSIVGPPRVGKSSLARHVHDQLATGRSVRGLTFVPVWITVSGCDSEQSLFRELAYAVQTWMSDRDLHADRLEPLYESLSAVVSWDDMRMRLRTYMRRLRRLQYQVVAVLDEFDAARNVFRRPEPYEFLRALAYEPDVRVALITTSRRGLAEIVVRSTPELSTFPQIFGLPVTLGCFDTRELTALIARSPHIGPDLRQPLLTWLGREAGGQPFLASALLSVLHDRWAIHGVPPPAELPHHLGEAVATCSDLTVRHHEHMLELLRDEDRLKTLLEVLFGPQVNAQPQDAERLAREGIIRPTADGWEGFSENFQEYLGLLERRSDDWSLWQLTETRLRAGLTTALRAAYGDLWLVKLRECQKRLIEKCESRQERVQRGFRELAPDESPLDYAYPQDLLAIIMMHWEQLRPALGHSKDGWQERLELIARVRTPMAHNRRSGTSPLLMERFREYCQDVLRWLPQPTDREPSSASSGLRRAPVGDVDAGPVDQSAVDAGIQP, encoded by the coding sequence GTGGTTGCAGCATCGATGGGCGTGAACGCGGCGGAGCCCGACGGCCCCCTGGACCTGATCACCAATCCCTACGCGGGGTACGGCTCCCCCGTCGCGGGACCGGAGTTCGTCGGCCGTACCACAGCGATCAGCTCGATCCGAAACCGGACGTTCACCTCGCTGGAGACGGCATCGGTGTCGATCGTCGGACCGCCCAGGGTCGGGAAGTCCAGCCTTGCCCGGCACGTCCACGACCAGCTCGCCACCGGCCGCAGTGTCCGGGGCCTGACCTTCGTGCCGGTGTGGATAACGGTCAGCGGCTGCGACTCGGAGCAGTCGCTCTTCCGCGAACTCGCCTATGCCGTCCAGACCTGGATGTCCGACCGCGACCTGCACGCCGACCGACTGGAGCCGTTGTACGAGTCCCTGTCCGCGGTCGTGTCCTGGGACGACATGCGGATGCGGCTGCGCACCTATATGCGCCGGCTCCGGCGGCTCCAGTACCAGGTCGTGGCCGTACTGGACGAGTTCGACGCCGCCCGGAACGTCTTCCGGCGCCCCGAGCCCTACGAATTCCTGCGCGCCCTCGCCTACGAGCCGGACGTGCGCGTCGCCCTCATCACCACCTCCCGGCGGGGCCTGGCGGAGATCGTCGTGCGGTCGACACCCGAGTTGTCCACATTCCCGCAGATCTTCGGACTGCCGGTCACCCTGGGGTGCTTCGACACCCGGGAACTTACGGCTCTGATCGCGAGATCCCCTCACATCGGCCCGGACCTGAGACAGCCCCTGCTGACCTGGCTGGGCCGGGAGGCCGGAGGCCAGCCGTTTCTGGCGTCCGCGCTGCTGTCCGTGCTGCACGACCGATGGGCGATCCACGGAGTCCCACCACCCGCCGAGCTGCCGCACCACCTCGGCGAGGCCGTCGCGACGTGCAGCGACCTGACCGTCCGGCACCATGAGCACATGCTGGAGCTGCTGCGCGACGAGGACCGGCTCAAGACCCTCCTGGAGGTGCTCTTCGGTCCCCAGGTCAACGCACAGCCACAGGACGCCGAACGACTGGCCAGGGAGGGGATCATCCGCCCGACCGCCGATGGCTGGGAAGGGTTCTCGGAGAACTTCCAGGAGTACCTAGGCCTGCTGGAGCGGAGGTCGGACGACTGGTCGTTGTGGCAGCTGACGGAGACCAGACTGCGGGCTGGCCTGACCACCGCGCTGCGGGCCGCGTACGGCGACCTGTGGCTGGTCAAGCTCAGGGAGTGCCAGAAGCGGCTGATCGAGAAGTGCGAGAGCCGGCAGGAGCGGGTACAACGGGGCTTTCGCGAGCTCGCTCCGGACGAGAGCCCGCTCGACTACGCCTACCCGCAGGACCTGCTGGCCATCATCATGATGCACTGGGAGCAACTGCGGCCGGCCCTGGGCCACTCGAAGGACGGCTGGCAGGAACGGCTGGAGCTTATCGCGCGGGTGCGCACACCGATGGCGCACAACCGGCGCTCCGGCACCTCTCCCCTGCTCATGGAGCGGTTCCGCGAGTACTGCCAGGACGTGCTGCGTTGGCTGCCGCAGCCGACGGATCGGGAGCCGTCCTCCGCGTCCTCAGGGCTCCGCCGTGCTCCCGTCGGTGACGTGGACGCTGGGCCGGTCGATCAGAGCGCTGTAGACGCCGGAATCCAGCCGTAG